The following nucleotide sequence is from Trifolium pratense cultivar HEN17-A07 linkage group LG2, ARS_RC_1.1, whole genome shotgun sequence.
aatatatattgattggTGAACAGTTCCTTGCATCATCCATaaaatgatgaaatgaaaatcCCAGCTATTGATAATACTAACAAAAATCTGGTTCCGAAAATATGTGTCACTATATTATCatcatttatattattttttttaaaagcaaaaatGAAATGCATTTAAATAAGGCACTAGAGGAAATTAAGGGAAATTAAGGGaggagaataaaataaaaccacAAAGAAAAACTGAATAtgcttgaaatttttattttttttacatacatTCCATAGAGATGGTAAATGTATGTTTAGACATTGGATGGCCTAAATTTGCcactataattttaataaaaactacatttaaatttttaacaaaatgatACTATTATTGCAATTTTGTTAAATTAACCGCAAATCCAAACAAGCATTCACTAACTGCATGCTTGATTTTACTTTGAAGTTTAGCAAAATCAAAGTGAAGGACCGTAATTTAACATGTAAAATTACACTTAGGAGATTCGACAAATTCACCATACCACCGTAAATTTGTCAAATTTATTGTGATTTCAAACATTCACTCAGACACTAGTTAGAAGGAAGATTTTTGTCACTGTTCCAGGTGTATATAGAAGGATCCAAAAAAATTTTGGTGTTAGATGAAGAAGCAAAAGAAGAAGAGACAAGCAAATACATAGAGAAAGACATGAAAAACGGAAAATGCAGGTATATGTGTGCTAAAACAACATTGATTCTTTCGAGAGAACAACTGTCATAGGATGGAGAAATTATCAATATATAGACAAACAAAATTAATCTAGAGGGGTCATCTATTTTTAGCTTCATGCATAACATAACCTTAACCTTCAACAACAACTACTACCATGATGTCATCCACATTcaccaacaccaccaccaccataacACAACACTAGAACATGTACATTGTACATATAAAACTAATTCATAATGACCAAAAgtctaattaaaattaaaatcatcaaATTAGTTCATCAACAATAATAAGATCCTCTAATTTAAATTAAAGTACTAGAATCTTAATCTTAATTACCTAAACTcttaaacactaacacaaattaagtaccataaataatatataatataatattccCTTCCATGCCACTTCTACCACCCATTTCCTCAAATGACAAAGGGAATAAAACCCTAAGAaagaaaagtttcaaattttattaatgggttttttatttttcattgttCTAGGGCTTCTTACCAAGAGTGTGTTTGTTGTTATGCATCCAAACCTTAAGAACATGACGCTTAACACCACTTTCATTGCAAAAATCTTGAACCAAACCTTCATCATGTTTCTGAATTCTCCAACCCAATTTCTCAGCTAATTCCAACATCTTATCTTTCTGCTCCGGTGTGAACTTTGTTCTATGTCTTTTCTTACTCGACCCACCGCCACTTGGATTCGAAACATCTTCTTGCTCTTCTCTCGTACTCTGAGTCCCTCCACCTCCACCGGAGGTGGATGGCAGAGCAAGCGTCCCCGGCCTTTGCTGTCCAGAAACATGCAAATACCCGGCCGGGGTACGATAGTACGCCGCAAATTGCGGCGGAGGTGGTAGGTGGTGACCATGATGTGTCAACAGAAAAGGGTCACCACCGCCAGTAATAATATCCGTCGTCTCTTTGCGATGGAAATTACGGTGGCaattacaagcagcacattttAAAGACTCCAAACTTCCTTCATTTCCAGCTGGCATAAACTCGCCGCAACCGTCGAGAGCATGACCACCAATTCCGACAGCATGATTCTTTAAACACTCTCTATACCTTGATTTTCCGTTTCCGACACCGATGTTACTGTTtccgttgttgttgttgttgttgttaaccATGATGTTTCTGAGTGGCTGAGACACCATGATAGGTTCAGTTCCACCTGGCATCTTAACTCGGGATGAGTTAGGTAACGAGTCATAACTCGCACATAACTCTTCCTCTTGTTCTTCTTGATCTTCTTCAAATTCCATTTTTGTAGCAAAATTTGGAAgcaatagtaatagtaatagtaataattaataataattgaagttgaaattgaaagaagaaagaaaaaaaactaaaactaagACGACTAAGGAACATTCACTTTTCACTTTCTTTGTTCAAAGGAAGGTTTCAATTTTGTTCATTCCAAATTCATATAgaaatatacacacacacactcacaAATTCTCTTTCTCTGTGATGGACCATTGATGATGACCTTTTACCGGCTATGTCCGGTTAGATGGTAACTTTTCGTTTTTAACTTAGTGGAGATGAATGAGTAAATTTAACTGTGaaaatgtttaacttttttCACTTTTATGGGGACAATAGTACTCTGCTCTGGTAGTAGCAGGAGTATGAGCCAAAGGACGAATCACAAAAGAGGAAAACGACAAAAACAACtaataaatcaaatattgtttttctgcaatatcattttttgtttaattaattaatattgttttttattttatttttttaataaaaaatctcaCAAAGTGTTTTAATGTAGGTTCTCGTGAGCTTATCTCGGTTGGTATGTCGCGTTATATATGTAGGAGTCCAGTTTCGAATCCCGAACACTCAATTTATTTGTCTTTAAGGTGGAGTTTCTGGccactagactatttgacaaGAAAAACTTTAGACTTTAATTAAACTGAAAGTGCTTCAACCAAGTCATTGAGCTCCAATAGTTAATGAACTTCTTTTAAGACGGATCTTTCGGAATAATCGGAGTTCGATTTTTGATAGAAACTCACAATTAATCCTAAATTTAGACTTTAATAAATTACTGGAACTTTCTTTCCCTAAAACCAAAAGGTTAAtaccaattttttcttttttaaaaagactcgtgttattttattaaattgtaaGTGACTCGAGTAAGACTTCCATATCAACACCAAAGATTAGGTGACAATTTATAGAATAATCGATGTAtcgatgtatatatatatataagaaaatataattttgggCTGGCAATGACCCAATTGGCTCCATGTGAAGCTTTGTTCGTGTCTTTAGTCCTATGAAAGTTAGGGTTTAATTAACAAGAAAATGTGTGCATTGCTAATTTACACTTTAATGTTTTAGGTAGATGTAAATTAGCGACCTTATATAGAACTACTCTCCGTAACAAAGGTCACAAGCTACTAATATAGACCAAACTCACGACATTAACCATAATTACCTAACGGATAAGATGGATAGCTTAATTGATCGAGCTAAGGATTAAAAAGTTTGAGACTCAAAatttaagtcttgataagaaggaaaaaattaacatttaaaacAATTAACATGCTAATTATTTATCACTAGGGGTAAatccgtgcgttgcacgggttcaattaaaatacataattaaaatatttttataaattaaaaataataattgtgataagtataatcacacattcgattaaaatacattgttaaatactttttacgatatggttatatttaatattatatatgtgtaaaaacaaaaaaaagttattcaaaattaaaataatttttattgaaatgatgtatcatattttattttaattgtgttatcgtataaaatcttagttttcattatatgagttgcaattttagtcacaaatcactttgcttttttatttttaatatatctcttatttatttattttcaataagagtttgaggtcatacatacttatacttggtgaaaatattgctcatgagtaatgttgaactaagaagtatggtggttttagtcacaaatcactttgcttttttatttttaatgtatcccttatttatttattttcaataagagttggaggtcaTACATACTTATACTTGGTAAAAATATTGCTCATAAATAATGTTGAACTAAGAAATATGGTGGTTTTGACATTTTTCATCACGTGATCTCGTATTCTGAAAATTACCTATCAAATGGCAACGTTACTGCTTACTCCCCTCTGTACAATTTAAGATGTCAAATAACTTATCTACTTCTCGATAAAAATACAATGAGATCACAAAAGTTTCATAAAATTATCATTCTTCTAAAATACTAATAACCCTTTGAAATAGAAACTTCACATGCCCATATATGTATGAGGAGGGGTTGTACAtaagacatatatattatatataataattaatttacacAACCGTTTTTTATTAACATGGGATTGAAAAGTTAGAAGAATGAAAGACGTAGTACCTACTAAAAAAACCAACATTAAAAGAGGTGATTGTTTCATCTTTCATAACAATTTAtttaaggcaaatgctaacatgtgccccaagggcacattttaaggtgcatttaattaactaatatttcatttaatttacttcaaaaatagtaataatcaactttattaattaaaagatatgatccactatatttattacctatttaaaagaattggaaagacaaaaatattatatgctgccaaatttgatttatgatgacGCGCCTGATTATACGACCATAATTATATGActccaatttttgtttttgtttgttaacaATCAGGCTTATATTTACTCCTGATAATACTTGattcatgctaactagtgttttttgttttttctcggTGAACAAGACcgaatattataatattatgttGTAATGGTAACGATTGTTAGTACTATTTTAGCATTTGAATTCACTACAACAAAAAGGGGCCTTTAATAGCACTTGTTTTgacttttaatagcgctttaaaACGCTATTACTGATACCGCTATTATAGGTCTGGTACCTATAATAGCGCTTTAAAATGCTATCATTTGTCCATATTTAACAGCGCTTATTAAGAAAACCGCTGTCGTATGTTGTTTTCGGCTTACTGGGAAACGgatttaatagcgctttattTTAAAAACGCTATTATAGGTCATATATTTAATAGCACCCGTGCATAAAGCGCTGTTATAGTCTTCAAATATACTTGTTTTAATAGCGCCCGCACCTACCTATAATAACGCTTTCTTTAATAAACGCCATTAAAggtctttttttaaaataaaaaaaaaaatccaattttttattaggCTATActtgaatacaaaaaaaaaaaagaggcaaCAATTTTCATTGATTAGAATCAAACACCACATAAGACATTCAAATTGTGTACCATACAAAAATATTGGTTACAAAATATGCTACTCAAATCTTTACAAGTTACTACTGTATAATACAATGGATATCTTCAAATCCAAATACAATTTGCATTTAAACTAATCAATATATGAATTACAGAGCATTAAATACATTGCTAAGCATTGATAAGCAACGAGATGGAAAAATCACAAAACTAGCTAAATATAAATTGATACGTCAAAATTCACATCCTTAATCTTTCAAATGAAGTAGAAGTAAAAGCATTGATCCCTCTCTGCGTACAATAATGTTGGCCACTTTTGTCTTGTCAACACCACCATTGTTGGCATATACTCATTTGTTTTCATGTCTGCATATAGTTATAATCAAAGGTACTTAGACTAGATATATCAATTCTTTTATCCAAAAGGAAAATAACTAAGGTGGAAAATATTTCATCCtctacaaaaagaaaataagaataaaagGTAAGAGTCACCTGATAATGAATGCTAGTTTTTCTGAATCTGGATaataaaaaccaaacaaatttcaTTAATCCTAAAATCAAACTGCtcataagaaataaaataagtgaCATGCACTACAATATTAACCAAGTATTGGTTATAAAATAATCCAACTTCAAAATACAACTCAAATATATCTAGAGGTATCAAAATGACAAACTTAATCAATCCTTTGCTTATAAATGACACCACTGATTTCAAAATAGTTGATCTTTGATACATGAAAAAAGCCTTAATTACCAGCTCAGATTGTCACAAAATTCATAACTCTACATGTGGTGCCTTAGTACTTAGAGGCATATGCAATTCCACATAATAAACAAAGTCACCTAAAATATGTCTACACATGAGTGCAACATGGACAATTTCTTCCCATTTAAATAAGTCACTCTCCCATTAGATCTTTATCTACTATTTGATTTAATCTTCCCTTTTCACCTGAAAGTCATTCATTTCACAGTAtacaaaacaacaaataaagtgtttaatttttttaataccgGATCCTATTAAGGGGACTACACAAGTGAAAGATAGAAAGAGATACCTGCAGGCTGCAATTTGATTCTTGTAgtcaactaaaaataaaatcattaagTTCAATGAAAGATATAGATAATAGATGTAACCTCGGGAAGCCTGGCAGAAAGGTGTCTTATATAAGCAATGTCAGCTTTCTTTAGTTGGAACCTACAAGTTTATTGACACAAATTCAAAAATCTTATAACTTTGAACCTAACAATGATCTTAGCCTAAAACTGAAACTTCACAACCAtcatatcaaaataaaaaagcagAGTAGTAATTTTGtaactcttaaaaaaaaattacagccAAGGAACCAGAAAATTCATCACTTAGTGTTCAAACTTGAATGAAGCATAACTAATAATACTAACAAGAAAAGAAGCTACTCATGAGTCATGTCTACGAGAGTAATATTCAGAAGTTTCAGAATTAAAAATAAGCATgataaacaaaaattgtttatgAGCTACATACACTTAAAGCACATGGTTACTTACACAATATGAGTGATAACAGTTTGACACATCAAATACACTTCAAGACCATCAAACAACTGAATGACTATGATAAAATGGAACACTATCAAATTGTTTGACTTACATAAACTTACGAATGATTTACAAGGTCATGATGAATGTATCTTTCACAGGTCATTCAAAATAATAGAAGAACAAAATAAGCATACCAAACTTCTAATATTATGCAGGACTAGTAATCTGGAACTTCAGAAAAATAGAGAAAGGACACTAATATATAGTGTTTTGAGTTAAAACTTACCTAAGAGTGGCAGATCCATTCCCAATGTGTGATTTGAGGCATACCTATTATTTTCCTGAATCATTTACAATTGCAGATACATACAAGTTTTACCATAAAATAAGTTACATGTGCAAAGTAAGCTTGGTAGCTTGGTACCTGTATGATTATTTTAAAGACGTGGTAAATATCACCAGTATATGATCTCCTCACATATGAAAGAActgaaaaataagaataaaacacTGAGAACTAGCAAAACAAAATGAAACTAGTATTGAAGAACTTCAACATTTACACTTCAcagttataattttaaattcattattcATTACTAGTTTCACAATTCACACTTGAATCTACACTAAACAGAACTCAAACGACTTACACATAGGCATACAATTATGCACCACAATAGCATTTTCAACAAACAAATATCCTACACTAaatacacacacatatatacaaGATTCTTACTTATGATTTAGTATTCACAATAAGTACACTATAAATTAACTAGAAAAAACTGAAAATCCAAATTGAGAACCACAATGCAGAGGAAATATAACAGCAAAAATTCAAACCCAATAATATAATCAAGTGAAAAATGATGCCTAAAAGATAAAATGTACAAAAGAGCAGTAACAATGAAAGGAAACAAGATCAACAAATACCTTCAGTTGGTGCGGTTGAAACCTACAACAGCGAAGAAAGGAATAAGAGGTAGTTTGGTGGACTCAATAATCGTTCtaattgaaaaaggaaaaaagaagaggTAATGAAAGAGAATAGAAGAGGAAGAATCAATAGTTTGGCTCGACCGGAGAGAAAAGATGCAGAGAAACACAAATTCAATAGATTTCATAGTTGTAGCAGCGGTTCCAATCTACCTACCATTTAAAAACGCACAGGAAAGAATGCTCCTTTTCAATCAATCCTATGAGGAAATGCAGAAAATTCTCATCCACCAAATTTCAAAGAACTTGAACCTATTACTTTGACCACTTCTTAATTTATATATCAAAGCATGTCAAGTTTCCTGtacaatgaaaaaaaagagaaatcataATATATCAACTAGAAATAGGAGTAAGTTAAATTAAATTCCAGTAGCAGAGGCATCATTATAGGGATtgaaaacattataaatttagctttttttacttaaaattgaaaatcatcacCTATAATGTAACCTACAAATTTATGGAGAAGATGCATTTGAGCAACCCTTTTTATACAAGAACCATTCCAACTGTTCAAACACAACAACAAGATTAATAGATTTACACTTTTTCATGTGGCAAAGATGATCAACAATCTATGTCTAAAATCACACAAAGATAGAACAACCTAATCTAATATATGGCAAGAAGATAATGTAAACATGGATTAAAATTTACAACTTCAATTTCTTCAATACATTCACAAACCACACAACAAGCAAGTGAGGGTAAATTCTTAATCATCAAACAATTatctttaaaaaatgaattaccTGAAATGAAGACACCTCAAAATAAACAATACTAAGCGATTGAAAACAAATAGATGATACCACACTAAAATCCAAAATCAAATAGTTTGCAACACCTGAAATTTAAGCAATTGAAAAATCAAGGAGGTGGTCCTTGTCAATTTGCAACATTGAACTGAAAGAAGgttaaattaattgaaaaatcaaGAAACCAAAGGATCAGACAAGATTAGGGTTTCAAATCAAACCTGTGTATGAGGGCAGAAGCTCGTCAGTGAAGGGGTCGGCAAAAAGCTCCTTTGCGTGATAGTTTCTTTTTTTCTGTCAACGAAAGGCATCGAAGAAGGGGTGAGGGTGGTGTTCGAGCGTGGTTGATagaggtgttttttttttggttacatggtTGATAGAGGTGTTAATAACAAAGAGCAATTTAGGGTTTGAAGGAGAGAAAACGAATGATATATGGTTCGATTGTGAGGTGATGGGTCGAAACGAAGAACATAGACGACGAGATCGGTGGACCTTGACAAGGTAAGACGACATCGATGGAGGTTCGACGGAGATGAATGActctatgtttattttttaattttaattttgatatcaatttgttttttttattaacaataataagagatctgtttaaaaaaaaaaaacaataataagaGGGTCACAGGTTCGACACCCAacaacatcatattttttatttactaatttcACATATTGTAGCGATTAAATGAAAAACGCTATTGTAAGACATGATTTTAATAGCATTTTCTCAAAAACGCTATTATAGAGTATCAGTGTTGGTAGTTTCAAGAGCGGGTTTTTCAAAAGCGTTATTATAGGGCCTCCGTGTTAATCTTTTATAGCGCTTTTTaaataagcgctattaaatagGCGCTATTAAAACTAATTTTTGTGGTAGTGATTCctaatatgttttagaattttataatacttactagtataatttaattttgttttcaacttaaaaaaaagtttgacaaaaaaaaaaagctttgtagacaaaaaaatttagttaattatcatatttggtaagtatcatattttgcctatgcaattttttaaaatgggtaataaatataatgaactatatcttttaattaataaagttgattattactatttttgaagtatattaaatgagatattagttaattaaatacaccttaaaatgtgcccttagggcacatgttagcaaaaccctttatttaatttcatttttttattaatctttcataacatttttcttataggGGTGCACACATATACTTATTcttcaattattaattaattaatattagtaGGTGAAGGAAACAAAAGGATGCACACAATATGCTTTGGAGATAATTGGACAAAGACACTAAATTGTGGTTACaaatactattaattaattgagaGTTACATAATAAAGTAGATTAGGGAAATGCAAAGACAAAAGATGTTATAGACCATtgattgtcaacaaaaaaataacaaaaatgaatCATTGATTTGAAGTATGAATTATAATCAACAAATAAATTTCGATCCATTAGTCTgctctataataataatttttttagtaattataacttgaaaagataaaaaataatcagaaaagtgaataaataaaatagttggaaataaatttataaaatattataatttcaaacaataaataaatataaaataattcaacaaataaaagaatttacttttatttatctcTAATATTAACTACTATGCAAAACActcattaaaattattttaaaaaataataggataataagaaattaatataataaaaattgttaaatgtcaaattattaatttagatTTTGCATTAGTAcaatctttttaaaaaagtagtataaattttttattagtgaagCAAAGAAATTACTTTTGGATTTGGTAACCATAATTtgtaagaagttttttttttttttttttttacgataattgtatatagtgataatttgataattaaaatgatttaaaaaagagatgatgaaaatgttttaatagagattgtaaactttttttatagagtgccacatcatcacaatgcttgcttatgagcaactcaacattccttttactagtaaaagattaaTAAAAATAGTTACCTAACAATATACGCTTGTGGATGTGTTccattcaaattttaatattatatgaaagagaaaaacaatgtacaattcttcttcaaaaaaaaaaaacaatgtacaATTTTACATTATAAGTTAAATGAGCTTTTTTATAGAATCATTAAAAtatgtgaaattttaaaattgccCTTATAGTAAAGTGTAACAAAAACgaggttattattataataagggAGGAAGGAATAACAAAAGTACCAAACAATAtatttagagttttttttttttttttgtattatatttAGAGATTTTTAGGTTCTGCGTTTGTAATTGTTagattttttaagatttttaggtaatatttaatttttttaagtaataaatAGATCGATTATG
It contains:
- the LOC123903874 gene encoding zinc-finger homeodomain protein 1-like; this encodes MEFEEDQEEQEEELCASYDSLPNSSRVKMPGGTEPIMVSQPLRNIMVNNNNNNNGNSNIGVGNGKSRYRECLKNHAVGIGGHALDGCGEFMPAGNEGSLESLKCAACNCHRNFHRKETTDIITGGGDPFLLTHHGHHLPPPPQFAAYYRTPAGYLHVSGQQRPGTLALPSTSGGGGGTQSTREEQEDVSNPSGGGSSKKRHRTKFTPEQKDKMLELAEKLGWRIQKHDEGLVQDFCNESGVKRHVLKVWMHNNKHTLGKKP